One Cucurbita pepo subsp. pepo cultivar mu-cu-16 chromosome LG11, ASM280686v2, whole genome shotgun sequence DNA window includes the following coding sequences:
- the LOC111805240 gene encoding bZIP transcription factor 44-like produces MASASGNSSGSTRLQNSGSEEDLQVLLDLRKRKRMQSNRESARRSRMRKQQHLDELMAQVTQLRKDNAQILSNINVTSQLCTNVDAENSVLKAQMAELTQRLQSLEEIANFINTGGSNGGFGETEEEAFQIQTNVAADSFMSPMNFQYVNQPIMAAADIFHY; encoded by the coding sequence ATGGCTTCTGCAAGTGGAAATTCCTCTGGTTCCACTAGGCTTCAAAACTCAGGCTCTGAAGAGGATTTGCAGGTTCTTTTGGATCTGAGGAAACGGAAAAGAATGCAATCGAATCGCGAATCGGCGAGACGATCTCGGATGAGGAAGCAACAGCATCTGGACGAATTGATGGCGCAAGTGACTCAATTAAGGAAGGATAACGCTCAGATTCTTTCCAATATCAACGTTACTTCGCAGCTTTGTACGAACGTGGATGCCGAGAACTCGGTTCTGAAAGCTCAAATGGCCGAACTGACGCAGAGATTGCAATCACTCGAGGAGATCGCTAATTTCATCAACACCGGCGGCAGCAATGGCGGATTTGGAGAAACAGAGGAGGAAGCATTTCAGATTCAGACAAATGTGGCCGCCGATAGCTTCATGAGCCCAATGAATTTCCAGTATGTCAACCAGCCGATCATGGCCGCTGCTGATATCTTCCATTATTGA
- the LOC111805245 gene encoding transmembrane protein 56-B-like, translating into MAVTSGRDLDVINVVVLGVIAWTLAFISLRKLLPKRSFEFCNRLVSTLHACLAVTLASISVQNWRCPICPLASQASPFQMQTLAVTCSYLIYDMVCCHFDKKVNVDNAIHHLVCIVGIAAGFAYQKCGSEMVAALCITEISSPFLHLREILKEIGYRGTDLNLAADIGFAVIFSFGRMVGGPYLTYMTLSATGVPLLIKAMALGLQLVSAYWFYKIVRMVRFKLNNRSTSKNS; encoded by the exons ATGGCGGTCACCTCGGGTCGAGATCTCGACGTAATAAACGTCGTCGTTTTGGGTGTAATAGCATGGACATTGGCTTTCATTTCCTTGAGAAAACTCCTTCCAAAGAGATCTTTTGAGTTCTGCAACCGCCTTGTCTCCACGCTCCATGCTTGTTTGGCTGTCACTTTGGCTTCCATCTCTGTGCAGAATTGGCGATGCCCCATTTGTCCTCTCGCTTCTCAAGCTTCACCCTTTCAG ATGCAAACATTGGCTGTGACCTGTTCTTATTTGATCTATGATATGGTGTGTTGCCACTTTGACAAGAAAGTGAATGTGGACAATGCCATCCATCACTTGGTTTGCATTGTTGGAATTGCAGCTGGCTTTGCTTATCAAAAG TGTGGGTCAGAGATGGTAGCAGCGTTATGCATAACCGAGATCTCAAGCCCCTTTCTCCATTTAAGGGAAATTCTCAAAGAAATTGGTTATAGAGGCACGGACCTTAATTTGGCTGCTGAT ATCGGATTTGCTGTGATATTTTCATTTGGAAGAATGGTAGGAGGGCCTTATCTCACCTACATGACTCTATCCGCCACCGGCGTCCCTCTTCTTATTAAG GCCATGGCTCTAGGATTGCAGCTTGTCAGTGCCTACTGGTTTTACAAGATCGTGAGAATGGTCAGATTCAAACTCAACAACAGATCTACATCGAAGAACAGTTAA
- the LOC111805243 gene encoding 26S proteasome regulatory subunit S10B homolog B-like: MADGEEAARRLTAVNDYRKKLLQHKELDARVGSLRENLRAAKKEFNKTEDDLKSLQSVGQIIGEVLRPLDNERLIVKASSGPRYVVGCRSKVDKEKLTSGTRVVLDMTTLTIMRALPREVDPVVYNMLREDPGNVSYSAVGGLSDQIRELRESIELPLMNPELFLRVGIKPPKGVLLYGPPGTGKTLLARAIASNIDANFLKVVSSAIIDKYIGESARLIREMFGYARDHQPCIIFMDEIDAIGGRRFSEGTSADREIQRTLMELLNQLDGFDQLGKVKMIMATNRPDVLDPALLRPGRLDRKIEIPLPNEQSRTEILKIHAAGIAKHGEIDYEAVVKLAEGFNGADMRNVCTEAGMSAIRAERDYVIHEDFMKAVRKLNEAKKLESSSHYNADFGKD, encoded by the exons ATGGCTGATGGAGAAGAAGCCGCACGGCGTCTCACGGCGGTCAATGATTACCGCAAGAAGCTCCTCCAGCACAAAGAGTTAGACGCCAGAGTCGGATCTC TGAGGGAGAATTTGCGAGCTGCAAAGAAAGAATTTAACAAGACGGAAGATGATTTGAAGTCTCTGCAAAGTGTTGGCCAGATCATTGGAGAAGTTCTCAGGCCACTTGACAACGAACGCT TGATTGTCAAAGCAAGCAGTGGACCGAGGTATGTGGTTGGATGCCGCAGTAAGGtggataaagaaaaattaacatCTGGTACTAGAGTTGTTCTTGATATGACAACACTCACCATTATGAGGGCTCTTCCACGTGAA GTAGATCCCGTCGTGTATAATATGTTGCGCGAAGATCCTGGCAATGTTAGCTATTCTGCTGTGGGTGGCTTATCTGATCAAATTAGGGAACTTAGGGAGTCCATTGAGCTACCTCTCATGAATCCTGAGCTTTTCCTTAGAGTTGGCATCAAACCTCCCAAG GGTGTTCTTCTGTATGGCCCTCCTGGTACTGGCAAGACATTGTTAGCAAGAGCAATTGCAAGCAACATAGATGCCAACTTCTTAAAG GTTGTATCGAGTGCTATAATTGATAAGTACATTGGAGAAAGTGCGAGGTTAATCCGCGAAATGTTTGGATATGCACGTGATCACCAG CCCTGCATAATTTTTATGGACGAGATTGATGCCATTGGTGGGCGGAGATTCAGTGAAGGAACAAGTGCAGATCGTGAAATTCAGCGAACGTTGATGGAGTTACTTAATCAGCTTGATGGTTTTGATCAACTTGGTAAG GTCAAAATGATAATGGCTACAAACAGACCGGATGTTCTGGACCCTGCACTTCTTCGGCCAGGACGATTGGACCGTAAAATTGAGATACCTTTGCCGAATGAGCAATCCAGAACGGAGATCCTTAAGATTCATGCTGCTGGAATTGCGAAGCATGGTGAAATCGACTATGAAGCTGTTGTAAAGCTTGCAGAG GGATTTAATGGAGCTGATATGCGGAATGTCTGCACCGAAGCTGGAATGTCGGCTATTCGAGCCGAACGTGACTATGTCATCCACGAAGATTTCATGAAg GCAGTACGAAAACTGAACGAAGCAAAGAAACTCGAGTCCAGTTCGCACTATAACGCCGATTTTGGGAAGGATTAA
- the LOC111805244 gene encoding 26S proteasome regulatory subunit S10B homolog B-like — MADGEEAARRLTAVNDYRKKLLQHKELDARVRSLRENLRGAKKEFNKTEDDLKSLQSVGQIIGEVLRPLDNERLIVKASSGPRYVVGCRTKVDKEKLTSGTRVVLDMTTLTIMRALPREVDPVVYNMLHEDPGNVSYSAVGGLSDQIRELRESIELPLMNPELFLRVGIKPPKGVLLYGPPGTGKTLLARAIASNIDANFLKVVSSAIIDKYIGESARLIREMFGYARDHQPCIIFMDEIDAIGGRRFSEGTSADREIQRTLMELLNQLDGFDQLGKVKMIMATNRPDVLDPALLRPGRLDRKIEIPLPNEQSRTEILKIHAAGIAKHGEIDYEAVVKLAEGFNGADLRNVCTEAGMSAIRAERDYVIHEDFMKAVRKLNEAKKLESSAHYSADFGKD; from the exons ATGGCTGATGGAGAAGAAGCCGCACGGCGTCTTACGGCGGTCAATGACTACCGGAAGAAACTCCTTCAGCACAAAGAGCTCGATGCTAGAGTCCGATCTC TGAGGGAGAATTTACGAGGTGCGAAGAAAGAATTTAACAAGACGGAAGATGATTTGAAGTCTCTGCAAAGTGTTGGCCAGATTATTGGAGAAGTTCTCAGGCCACTTGACAATGAACGCT TGATTGTCAAAGCAAGCAGTGGACCAAGATACGTGGTTGGATGCCGTACTAAGGTcgataaggaaaaattgacGTCTGGTACTAGAGTGGTACTTGATATGACAACGCTCACCATTATGAGGGCTCTTCCTCGCGAA GTAGATCCGGTCGTGTATAATATGTTGCATGAAGATCCTGGCAATGTTAGCTATTCTGCTGTGGGTGGTTTGTCTGATCAAATTAGAGAATTGAGGGAGTCGATTGAGCTACCTCTCATGAATCCTGAGCTTTTCCTTAGGGTTGGTATCAAACCCCCCAAG GGCGTGCTTCTCTACGGCCCTCCCGGTACTGGCAAGACATTGTTGGCAAGAGCAATTGCGAGTAACATAGATGCCAACTTCTTAAAG GTTGTATCGAGTGCCATAATTGATAAGTACATTGGAGAAAGTGCAAGGTTAATACGGGAGATGTTTGGATATGCACGTGATCATCAG CCCTGCATAATTTTTATGGATGAGATTGATGCCATTGGTGGGCGGAGATTCAGTGAGGGAACAAGTGCGGACCGGGAAATTCAACGAACATTGATGGAGTTGCTTAATCAGCTTGATGGTTTTGATCAGCTTGGCAAG GTCAAAATGATAATGGCCACAAACAGGCCAGATGTTCTTGACCCTGCACTTCTTCGACCAGGGCGATTGGACCGCAAAATAGAGATTCCTCTGCCAAATGAGCAGTCCAGAACGGAGATCCTTAAGATTCATGCAGCTGGAATTGCCAAGCATGGCGAGATTGATTACGAAGCTGTCGTAAAGCTTGCGGAG GGCTTTAATGGAGCTGATTTGCGAAATGTGTGCACCGAAGCTGGAATGTCAGCTATCCGTGCTGAACGTGACTATGTCATCCACGAAGATTTCATGAAG GCAGTACGAAAACTGAACGAAGCAAAGAAACTCGAGTCCAGTGCACACTACAGTGCTGATTTCGGAAAAGACTGA